A window of Mustela lutreola isolate mMusLut2 chromosome X, mMusLut2.pri, whole genome shotgun sequence genomic DNA:
CTAGACTGAATCAAGAAACAATATAAAATCTGAAGAGACTttagtaacaaaattgaattaataatgaaaaaactcccaataaacTCCATATCCAAATGGTTTCATAGCTGAATTCcagcaaactttttaaaaaatattttatttatttgacagagacactgactcccacaagcagtgggagagggagaaccaggcttcctgctgagtagggaacccaatgcagggcaggagcctgggatcattacctgagctgaaggcagttacttaataactgagccacccagacaccactccagcaaacatttaaaaaaaaaaaagttagtaccTTCCCTTCTTACATATTCCCCCAAAATTTGAAGGAACACTTCCCAACTAATTTTACAAGGGCAGCATTACTCTAATACCGAAATTAGACAATGACACtacaaacaaacccacaaaattacacaccaatatctctgatgaacatagatgcaagaATCCTCAATAAAATGAGCAAACTAAGTTCAGCAATACACTAAAAATCACACAgtgtgaccaagtgggattcattccaggcACGCAAGGATGCTTTATCATTCAcgaatcaatgtgatacactatattagcaaaatgaaggataaaagttAATATGATTATTAAAATAGACAAACACTTgagaaaattcaacatccatttaggATTAAAAACTCTCACCAAAGTTTGTATAGAgaaaatatacctcaacataataaaggccatatatgacaaatccACAGGaaacattatactcaatggtgaaaagctgataCCTTTTCCTCttgatcaggaacaagaaaaggatgcccactgtcaacacttttattcaatatggTATTGGAATTCCTAGCCATGCCAATTAGACAAGACATAAAAGGTATCTAAATTAGGATGGAGGAAGTaaagctttcactatttgcagtGGACATGAtacaatatatagaaaatcctgaagactccaccaaaaaactattagaataaatgaattcagtaaagttgcaggatacaaaattaatatacagaagtcTGTTGGATTTCTACACACTATACTtctaacaaagtagcagaaagaataaatcaagaaaacaatcccatttacaattgcatcaaaaaaaaatacctaagaataaatttaacaaaggaaataaaagacgtATACTCTGAAACTTAAGAACACcgaagaaattgaagacaacacaaataaataaaaagatatactaTCCTCATGCAGTGaaagaatactgttaaaatgtccatactacccacaGCAGAAtgccagtggcatttttcaaaaaactAGGACAAATAAtcccccaaatttttttaaaagattttatctgttcactcgacagagatcgcaagtaggcagagaggcaggcagagagagagggggaagcaggctccctgctgtgcagagagcccgatgtggggctcgatcccaggaccccaggatcatgacatgatctgagccgaaggcagaggcttaacccattgagccacccaggcgccccaatcccaaaatttgtatggaaccacaaaagaccccaagtagtcaaagctaatctttttttttttttttaaagattttatttatttatttgacagagagagatcacagcaggcagagagagagagagggaagcaggctccccgctgagcagagagcctgatgcgggactcgatcccaggaccctgagatcatgacctgagccgaaggcagcggcttaacccactgagccacccaggcatccagtcAAAGctaatcttaagaaagaagaacaaagctggagagtCACGATCTCTTATAACtgtactataaagctatagtactTAGAACAGTATGGTATTTGCATGAagacaggcacatagatcaatagaatagaagagcctagaaataaacccacgctTACATGGTCAACTAAActatgacaaagaaggcaagatcATACAATGgcaaaaagtctcttcaataaatagtgtcaTAAATACTGGAcaagctacatgcaaaagaaagaaactggaccacattcttacaccacaggcaaaaatcaactcaaaatggattaaagaatgcagtgtggggcacctgggtggctcagatcgtgatcttggggtcacgggATTGGACCCTGTGTTGGAATCcacactaagtgtggagcctactCCATGGAGACGTAAAGGAAGTAAGGATTGTAAAGGGTGGGATGGGAGAccatgggagggaaggaaggaagagaaaagaaaaaaaaaaaaaaagagaaagaatggaatGGAAGACCGGAAACTATAAAACTACGAGAAAACATAGGTAGTAAGCTCTATGTCAGTCTAAGCAATTTTTCCTGGTTGGGGAGGAATCTGTCTCTTctggcaagggcaacaaaagcaaaataaacaaaggggATTACATCAAGCTAGAAAGCTTtcccacagcaaagaaaaccaccaacaaaagaaaaaggcaacctactaaataggagaagatacttggaaatgatatatctgatatggggttgatatctaaaatatatgaagaactcatacaactaaGTAATGGCAAAGAAAAaccaacccaatttaaaaatgggcaaatcaCTGGGATAGtcgtttttccaaagaagatatatggccaacaaacacatgaaaagatgttcaacaacattctgcatcagggaaatgcaaatcattaCAAATGATttaccacttcacacctgccagaatggctagtatcaaaaaggtAAGTATTGGTGAGCATGTGCACTGTcattgggaatgtaaattgatgcagctactatggaaaacaatatagagttttctcaaaaatttacaaatagaactaccctatgatccaataGTTCCAATTCTGGGGATTTATCTGAAGCAAAGgagaatactaattcaaaaacatATTTGGACCtctgtgttcattgcagcattatttgtaatagcccagatatggaagcaacctaagtgtccatccacaaatgaatggataaagatacacacacacacacacacacacacacaatggactattaaccatagaaaagaatgaaatcttgccatttgtgacaacatggatggaccttgataTTATGCTAAGTCAGAGAATGACACATACGAtaaaatttcacttatatatggaatcaaagaaagaaaaaacaaaacagaaacagactcatggaaacagaacaaactggtggttgccagaggggagggagagcggatgtaataggtgaaggggattaaaacaTACAACTTCCAATTacaaaataagtcatggggatgtagcATACAGCagagggaatacagtcaataatactataataactTTGTAGGTAAAAGATGGTAACTAGACCTAcctgatcattttgtaatgtatacaaATAGCGAATTATTGCACACCTAATAATAATATTGCTTATCAATtataatctaataaaaaataaaagtgatagaaaacaaaaaccaaaaggttCAGCCTGGTGAAAAGAAgtcaaggataaaaataaaatcttacaaataagaaataataaagtccAATGAACAAGTATAGGATTTCTCAGCTGCACACTGGAAACTGCAGTACCACGGAACATTACCTAGacttcttagggaaaaaaaaagatagctatgACCTGAGAGTCTGAAATATCATTATGATAACATTTACTAATCGGGGTGAAGGAATGGTATTCATAGAGCTGCAAAATTTTATGGACTATTTCCCATGTGCCTCATCTATAGAAAATTCTTCAAAAAGGACTATTCAACTGCAAAATAAGCCAGAAGAGCAACTTCAAAATCAGGGAAGATGAAGAGAACAAATAGTAATAAGCAATGACTCATGCAAAGTATGAATAATTAAGTCTGAATAGATAATAGTATAGTGACTAGGAATTGATAATGTTGTAAATGctaaatattctttctttgaaaaaagaaaacctgtgtgactaataaaatatatgattataaaacaaCCAGCTTTAGTGCTCAGAGTCTCACTTTTAATAACCAGATTCACAGATTTATGTTAACTCCATGCTATTCTGGGACATCTGGCATGACAATCCTCAGTCTAGTCCGCCTCCCTCTATTTGCCCATTTGGATAATGACCTGGTTCCCTCCTTGATGCCAGATATATACTATCAGTGATGTGTAGTGCTTGCACATAAATAGGATTGTGAGAAAAGCACTTACTCGTTAGGTTTAAGCATTGAAAGGAGTCAGTAGCATTGGGATTGGGGGTGGTCTCTACACCAAGGTATGAGCTAGGTTAATCGGTGAATTTGAGGCAGCAATTTGAttacaatatacaaaaattataataactaCTCTTTGAGTGTTTCTATGGCAAGGACTTAATTCGATGTGTTATAGGCTGTCTGAGCATCATATGAAATAACATATATAAGGACAGATTAGTATTATCCTGTTGTTCAGGTGAGGAAACTTAAGACTCAAAAGAGTAACTTGTCCAGGTCTCATAGCTAGTAACTGCATCAGGTgacctttttatgttttcagtactTCCCCCTATACAGATATGAAAGATTTGAACTACTAGGTCACGTGTCTTTGGGGATTACAGTCTATGTTTGGAAATAACCTAACACAATTTCTTCACTTGCCTGAGCTTTCTACTAGGGGCAATGTGTAATTACAACAGTCAGTGGACATCTGTGTGTACTAAACTTTGAGGGCTGGAGACGGAGTTGAGGAGTAAGGTCTGGGGGAAGGGGACCTCAGACAGAACCATTAGAAAACAAAGCATTCATCTGTAAATTTTTGACCACTGAAAGCCTACAACAGCCTAAAATAGCACATACCATTAATGATGATGGGGATTAGGGATCAGAAACTTCATAGTTGGACATGGAAAATGATATTTGACATTTTAAGGGAATACTATTTGGTTTAATTGGGAAACAGGAAATCTCTTacgctttgtttttccttctaaaatgtcatagctgaaaatataaataacttcCAAGTCTTGAAAAAGACTCTAGGTTCTCACTGACCATTTTAGGAAGGATACCGAGAGAACATTATGCTTTATTTGTAATTTGTCATGGAAAATATAAGCAGTAAGTCATTTAAACCAACAAatctggttttgggttttggttcGTTATGTTAACAGAACCCAGACATCTGTTCATTTGATATTACCCAGCTTTTGAtcatactgatttttattttgtcttttattttcagaagGAATTCTGGAACACCTACACAAAAGCACAACAAGGCGAGAGTAACAGAGGAAGTGACTGGTTTCAGTTTTACCTTACCTTTCCATTAATCTTTGGCCTCTTTATTATCCTTCTGGTCATTTTTCTAATTTGGAGATGCTTCCTCAGAAACAAAACTCGCAGACAGACAGTAACTGAAGGCCACATTCCTTTCCCACAGCACCTTAATATCATCACTCCGCCTCCCCCACCCGACGAAGTGTTTGATAGCAGTGGATTGTCACCAGGCTTTCTGGAATATGTAGTTGGGCGCTCAGATTCCGTCTCCACTCGTCTATCCAACTGTGATCCCCCGCCCACCTACGAGGAAGCCACTGGCCAGGCGAACCTCCGGAGGAGTGAAACAGAACCTCACTTAGACCCACCCCCAGAGTATGAGGACATCATTAATTCCAACTCAGCCAGTGCCATTGCTATGGTGCCTGTGGTCACCACCATCAAATGAAAACTGCAACCTTCTTTTTactataatcatttttaaaatactaatgaaagaaCTTTCTAGCACTTTACCACTACATAAATGTGCATTGACTTATTTTATCAGACTCTGACAGCATACCACTTCTCATTTTCTGATTTGATTTTCATTAGTTGTGTTTCCTACTATAAAATCATTATCCATGCCCATTTTCTCTCATGGAAATGTGTGAAGAGGGAAAAACCTTAGTGGAGGTCTTCACGTGATGCGATGAGACATACATGCGTGtctatacacatgtgtgtgtgggcaCATCAGCCCAGTACATGTACAAGTGTCTTAAAAAGTCATTACCTTCTGTCTAAATCACCTATAAAGAGAATATTCCTCCAAaattgggggtggtggggagacacCAACAATTTGTGTATAGCCAGCCACATGCtgttgaattttgaaaataagatgAACTTGGCATATTCTTTAGCTCTTACTGGCTTTTGTTAACATCCCCTTTTCttcaaataccttaaaaaaatgcatgtattcCATCTTGATTCTAGGAacatctcagagagagagaaggaaggcaaaataaacaataatttacTTGCAGTGTACAGCAAGAATATCACTGGCCATTAGTGACATTTGGCGAGTTTTAGAGGAAGGATTTTGTTGTTGACTGCCTCTCTCggccctccacccccaaattcagCAGTCTTTGCTTAGTGTCTTTGAATGTCTCGTGCTGTTTGTATTAACATCTTGGTAGAGAGGATTTCCTGGTAACAGAATAGTGTCTGAAGCAGTTACATGTATTACTGACAGAGAATAGACACAGTTTTCTCCTTAGCTCATTTGTgacaataattattttctttttgctgttttattGCCTTTTACTCTGTCTACTCTCTCTCCTACCACCACAGAATCTGTAAGAACCTAAGAATTTAGTTAAAattcttgaaattattttcttagtttttttataGATGGAAGTCTTTGCCATGAGATGATTAGGAGgtatttttccattaaattaaGAAGTGTGATTTTATATTGCTCTCCAGTTGGTGGAGGAAAACTGCGAAGTCTCTGTTGTGCCAGGTGCACAATAAATCTGTTATAGTTTCACACAGATCTCATTACTGTTgctatttcattttgtattctcatcatttttttttctcaagtgcaggatttttcttttcccttggagTAGAGGGAACAGGCTGTGAATGAACTGCCAACATAAACTGGCTCAGAAAGAAGGGTTGTTTCATACAGAGTGCCATTATGTATGCACTGATGGAAAATTCATTATATTGGTCAGGGGAATGTCTGTGCCACTCCCAAGCCTCTTTAGTGTTGGAGAACACGGTTAATTGAGGCAGAAGGAATGCAGGTCTGGAAGCATCAGCCATATCCTGTTGCCTCCATCTCCATCcccacaggcccctcccccaaatcctgccCTGGAACCCAAAAAGGAGGAATGCTGGGGGAAAACCCTGAACTAGGAGTCAGATGCCCTGACTTCTCATCCTGTTCTGTAAAAAAGGTACTGGCCACGGTACCCCGGGAAAGACTCCTATCTGCACCTGATTCCTTAACTCTGAACCAGATGATGCCATTTGTCCTGCCCATCTCCAGGGGCTTTAAGAGGATCTAATGAGATGGTGTGTATGAAAGTAATTTGTAAGATGCGAAGAGCTATGTGTGAGGGCATAGCATTGTTCTTACTGTGATTAAAGGAGacttttctccatttccctaAAATTTATCAGAGCTTTCACACAGTGTGAAATAGAGGTGGCTGCTCCGTTAATGGCTAACATGCTTCTGAACTGAGTATCTGGGCTATTAAACGTCTGTCACTCTCTGGTCTATACCAATGCTGTGCCAGTTCAAGACACGACAGCCAGGTTAGCGCAAACAAGATTAAGCAGATGCTGGAAAGGGAACTAAGACATAGGTGTTTAGTTAATAGGGTTTGTAGCTTTCATgaactaaaaattaataaatcttgaCCCTAATCTCAGTAGAAATGGccatattctttttaattttactgtgaGCACATGGTGACTTTGGGCCTCTAGTTATAGCTAAAAGTGGAAGTGTTTGATCCAGTgacttgtgtgtgcatgtatggctattttggtttatttttaaaggaaaattaagttTCCTTTTGTGTGGGCTTTTTTTTGGGGGCGGGGGTCATTAACTTTAGACCTTAGATGAAACCAGCAGTTTTAAAGTGTGGCTGACCCTGGAACCCCTGGGAACCCTTGAGAGCCTTTCAGGGCATCTGTGagatcaaaactattttcataatacaaAGGCATTAGTTGTCTTTTCACTCCATGTCTCAAAAAGCAgttgaaaatgtaaaacagtgccatttggtcacaaattttttttgttttaggaaatacagctattttcttaaaaatgttatttatgttagcatgtaataaactttaatttttgaatacttaaaatttttcagttttattttctaatatggCAAATATTGATGGATATAAACtatataaacaaaagctctttgataCCCAGGTatctaataaattttaaagagtatAAAGAGGTCTGGAGATCAAAAGTTACAATTACAGGATTAGAAAAAGGAGCAGGATATTCTATTACTATGTATATATTCTTGcaactttattttacattttaaagtccTGATACTGGATTTAATGCTGCCTCTTAGAAATACCTGCATTGCAATATAAGAATGGATGTTGGTTCTTGAAGCAAAAGCCAAATGCTTAATCTAATCAACAGCTACAGTTTTTTCGCCTGTCGGTCAAAGAAAACACACCGCTCTGTAGTGGTAACTGACACCAGCCACAGATCTCATGGCAGCATTCATGGGATAATGACAGGATAAACAAAAATACCACTTTCTTCAAGAAATATTCTCTTAGAttcattttgtttgattttgatctaggttttacatttttcaaaaccctTTTGCTATCCCATCTGGTTTTATAAACTGAGTTTCttaacatttgttataattaaagAGGCTTGTCtggaataatatatattttgtatgcttTTGCCTTTCTTACATGATTGATATTACATTCACCTTTGGTCATTTttaacaaaggtttatttttgcAGATATATTTAGTACCTTTATTAAGCAGTAACTAAATTAAATCAACCAGTTTGCATGTAAATGAGAGAATAGGCTTAATGGTCTTCCAGTGGAATGATTTCCAGGCCTCCACATGCAGTGGCTGTGTCTGGAATCCTAGAACTGGCACTTTCTAGCTTTCTGCTTGGAATTATATCTGTTTAAAGTGAattaaaggatttctttttttttattgaccaGTACAAATACAAATGCTGTGTTTGATTCATTGTTAATGATGACTTCAAGATTGATGATCTGATACAATAACTTGGTTCTGTGTAAATagcatgtattttattataattcacatttttaaacactTGGTTTACATTAAATTATGGTATTTaactatttttatgtttatactaGGTAagttttttcttatgtttctgtgtttttggtatgctaaataaagctatttttaaaccCAAGAGATTTTTTTCTGCCATGTATTAATTATGGTTAGGTAAGAATCATGCTTCATAAGCTTTCATCAATTATGGCCTTTTTAACAAGAGAAAacggtttcttttctttcttatgaagTTAAGAAATATTGCTCAgcaaagaaatcagaaattatCTGGTGAAAACTTCAGGTGTTCTCAGCATAAGAAAGAATTTTTTGTACTAACTTTTGAATGATGTGGGCATGATACAAAATAGGGCCACTCACTCCAGGGAGACCTCTCTGCTGTAGTATAGTTTGTTAAGTCTTGGGCATAGTGTTGTCTGCAGATACCAAGGAACTGCTTTTTTCCCTCCGTAGCAGCTTGCATTTGACATTTGAGAAGATAAGAAAGGAACGCATAAGGTGGAATCATTTATGACCACAGGACACCTTCCGAAGTGTAGTCACCAAAAAGGCTAAAAGGTGATGTGATGAGTCATTGATTAAGCAAATGTAAATATGATTTGATCTTTAtggtataaatattaaaatgatttacTTATAATCTGTCTTAACATTTCTCCTTGACTATAACTGTGAGTATTCATTTTGTAAGCATAAATCCCAGAGAGTTGTCCAAAACATCAtaaaaaggtaatttaaaaaatatacagcaatttctaaaaattatgtgACTTATAGATTAATACATCCATGAAACCCAACATCTCGATCAAGATATTTCTATTACCCCAGAAGGCTCCTTCATATACCTCTCCCTAAAGATAACACTGTTCTCACATTTATCATAAGAGATcaagattttaaatttcataCTTGGCTGTAGCCATAAGCCAAAAGACTTGACTTGtccttttttaagttcttatttcaGAAAACTTCAAAGTAGAAGTTCGAAAGCTGCTCATCCGTCTCTTGGCTCTCCTTGAATCTACCCCTTCTCTCTAAGCCTTTTCTACATACCTgaagctctttgaaaaattatgtttacTCCTTTTAACTCCCTTCCCCCCCAATACATGAAATACCTAAAAGTGAGGGCTTTTTTAAGCCTATGTATTGACCAAAATGTAAGTAGTTTTCTGTCTTAATGCTTATTTCTGCTGTAATTCTTAGCACCTACCATTTCCTTAAATTTTGTATGAGGACATTTTGTTctcagtaattttatttatttgtatttttttcagactTCAAAATCCACTATTATCTGGTCCCACAGGCTTATCTAACTTTATTTCCTTACACAGCTAAGATAATAGATATTTACAAAGTGCCTACTTTGTGTGAAGCTAAGGTAGTAAGAAAATAATGGTGCCTATAGACATCATCTCTAAGGATTTTGCAATCAGGTTAAGACTgggaaaaactggggcacctgggtggctcagtgggttaagccgctgcctttggctcgggtcatgatcttaaggtcctgggatcgagtccagcatcgggctctctgctcagcagggagcctgcttccctctctctctctctctctgcctgcctctccatctacttgtgatctctctctgtcaaataaataaataaaatcttttaaaaaatagaaaaagactgggaaaaaattttaatttattgtaaCCCTATTTCCATTCCAGCTCAGAGATTCTTTTTGCCCAAAGTCCTCTGGTATTTACAACCAGGCATATTTATCAGGCAGTCCTGTATATCAGtctatttgttatttttacaaGTTTTTAGCAGTGAAAGCTAACTTCCAGAAAAATTCATAGAACCCTAATATAATCTACAGAATTCTAGTGGTGGTTGACTAGGAAGTGGAAAGCTGGGAACCTCACCATCTGTGACCCTCCTTGTCAGTCCCCCTTCAAGTCAGTCCAAGTTGCAGAAAACACTAGAACTTTATGAACATATTTAGACAGCCACTAGAATATAACATCTATTGATAACACAGTTTCATAGCTCCTcatctttacacacacacacacacattcaatcTTGGAATCTCTTCCACTAACAGACTATTTAGGGTTCAAAATGCTCTTTTTAGTCCAGTTGTTCTTAATTCATAAGTATACTGCACTTACAGCCACTAGTCTACACTATCTgtaaaaaagatatttgaagagAGCCATGGAATATTAATAGTTCTGATTCTTTCTATATATCACTTCAACATCACCATACTTCTTGCTACTTTCAATACTCAGTCCCTTTGCATTTGTGGTTAATGAtggttttaataaatttataaatcatatttaaaaataagctcaCAGTGATGtcaatgaaaacagtatggagtagGGAATTCCAAAAGCAAGTTTTTCCACAAAAGCAGCAAATAAACTGGCAAAAACTTCCAGCAGCAACTTCATCAGAACACTAGAAACTAATTACAATGTACagcaaccaggaaaggaaaagagccTTTAAAATCCTGGCCTTATTCCTGGCTTCCCTTCTCAGCGACATCTTGGAAGACAACAGCCCACATTCTAGGTATAGGTTCCTCGTAGGAGAGGGAGGAACATGGACTTTATTATCAAAGAACTGAGGTTGACTGTTTAGTCCTATGTTTTGGCTTCCTGAGCTCTAAGgcttgcctttattttttcttactgggTACTCTCTCAAATTGGAGGCAACCAG
This region includes:
- the PRRG1 gene encoding transmembrane gamma-carboxyglutamic acid protein 1 isoform X2, encoding MGKIFLTGEKANSVLKRYPRANGLFEEIRQGNIDRECKEEICTFEEAREAFENTEKTKEFWNTYTKAQQGESNRGSDWFQFYLTFPLIFGLFIILLVIFLIWRCFLRNKTRRQTVTEGHIPFPQHLNIITPPPPPDEVFDSSGLSPGFLEYVVGRSDSVSTRLSNCDPPPTYEEATGQANLRRSETEPHLDPPPEYEDIINSNSASAIAMVPVVTTIK